aataatcttcTCATCACCCCCCTCATccttcattattatttttcttgccATTTCGGGGATAATGCATTTTCCCTTAAATCCCGGTTAAACGCCGATTCCTCGATGACATCCCTTCCTCTCAAAAGGGATGGAAAGGAAGATTTTTTTACATCCAACTCCCGGGTCCTTTACCCTGTCTAACCCGGTTTCTCCCTTCCCTTCCCCAACAACCTTCCCTTCCTCCATCCTATAAATTTGAGGAGCCTTTCCTCCTGAGTCAAACCCTCGTGGAGGGACACAAGTACTCCTCTTCCATTCTTATCTCAGAAGAGAACTTAGTGGCCTACGGGTTGAGTGCCCGGGCTGAGGACCCCATAGACCGGGTAATTGATGAGGTGGCTGGCTCGGGCTCTCAACTCGGTACATACTTTATCTTCTGTGCTTCCTTATTCCTTTATcctgtttatttaatgtatCATAAGCCTGTCACTCCTCTATGCAGATAACTTTGAGATGCAAGCAGCTTTTGCTAAAAGGCGTGCAGCTGAGAAGGCAGCCCGAGAGAAGGAAATGGCGGCTCGCCGGGCAGCTGcggaagaaaagaaacaatggGATGCAGAAGCGGCAGCCTTGAGAGCTGAGGTGTCCCGGAAAGAACCTTCCCAGGATGGCGCTTCCCGGGCGATGTCTGAGAACTCGGAGGAATCTGAAGATCTCATTCCCCTCACTCAGAGAAAACGAAAAGCTACTGCAGAACCCGAGCTGGTTATTCTCGAAGACCCTTCCGAGGGTGACCAAGGCGCCTTCCGATCTGCTCCACCTCCTCCTCTCCCCCCCCCAGTCCAATGAAGAACCTCGCCAAGAGCTCCCTCCAACCGACCAGCTTTCTCTGGCTAACATCTTCTTCGAGGGAGCTTCCACTGTTGGTGTTAAGCGTTTCAAGAAGGTGCTCAGCCCTGCTGAGATAGCTATCCTGAAAAGCACTCCTTCTAGTGTGAGGTTTTTGGAGGGGTCCAACCGTCTTCTGTCTGTAagctttattcttttatttcttttccCTCTCTCTCCCTCCcccctttttcttttttaagatTCCTTCTTGTCCAGGCTGCCCAGATGCTAGTTTCGGCCTTTGAAAAGGTGGCAGCGGTGGCAACCAAGAAGGGTAAGCAAGCCCGGGCGGCTCAGGATATTCATGACCATCTCCAAGGAGAGATGACCCGGGCTCAAAAGCTTCATGAGGAGACAACTGCCagtctacaagcttccttgGAAGCAGCTAATCAAGAGCTGGCCGCGGCTCAACTTTCTCGTGATGAGAGCATAGCCCGGGAGGAGGCTTCTCAGAGGCAAACTGCGTTCCTGGCATCTCGGATTAGCTATCTCGAGGATGAAGCCAGTGCCCAGCAACATCGAGCCGAAGTTGCTGAAGATAAGCTCAGACTTCTTCAGCTGACCCATGAAGAATGGAGGACTATTTTCCTTCAATCGGCGGAATTCCAAGCAGCTGTTGAAGATAGGGCCTACAAATACTTTTCGATTGGCTTTGAGAAATGCCAGGAGCAATTTGAGGAGATAGGTCTGATTCCGACAGATAAGAAGGGCTTTCCTGATATTGATAAGGCCATTGCTTCCCTTCCCAAAGATGATGCTATCGAGAAAGAGGCTGAGAAGACTCCCGGGGAATCCGGAGAATCATCAGGGCAGCAGACTTTAGAATAGGCCTGTAATTTACTCTGTATTTTTTCCTTTGTATTTCTTGCCTTTGAACTTTGTAAGGAAATTTACGCTATGATTTTTTCAATatgatttttgacaatttttccGCAACCCGGGTAATGCAATAACTTATGAGTATTTCTTAGTAGGAGAAAACGGTAATTTCAATCGAATACCCGGGGTCCCGGTCCATACGTTAAATAAGTAGCTTAACTAATATTCCAGATGTAGAGATTTAAACCTGAACTCAAAAGGAGTATTTCTTGGATTCCACAAACCAGGGTGTAGTGTCCTGagtttttaagaaccaaggtacggagccttgggccggggatcatgtcccgggacttgggaatggtcgaggtgtggtgccccgagccagggtgtaatgccctgggctttttaagaaccaaggtacggagccttgggccggggatcatgtcccgggacttgggaatggtcgaggtgtggtgccccgagccagggtgtagtgccctgggctttttaagaaccaaggtacggagccttgggccggggatcatgtcccgggacttgggaatggtcgaggtgtggtgccccaagccagggtgtagtgccctgggctttttaagaaccaaggtacggagccttgggccggggatcatgtcccgggacttgggaatggtcaaggtgtggtgccccgagccagggtgtagtgccctgggctttttaagaaccaaggtacggagccttgggccggggatcatgtcccgggacttgggaatggtcgaggtgtggtgcccggAGCCAgtgtgtagtgccctgggctttttaagaaccaaggtacggagccttgggccggggatcatgtcccgggacttgggaatggtcgaggtgtggtgccccgagccagggtgtagtgccctgggctttttaagaaccggGTCATAGTAGCTCCCAAGATATAATAACAAACGCAATACTctgagaaaatatatatttttattgatttcttccATCAAACAATTACATCTATTATGCATAGTACTTCTTTAAGTTAAACACATTCCAAGGCCTTTTGAGGGGACGTCCCTGCGCATCTTCTAAATAAAAGGATCTCGAGTTGACTCTCCGAGTGATTTTGTAAGGTCCTTCCCATCGGGCTTCCTGCTTCCCAACTTCCCCAGCAGGGTTGACTtttttcatgactaaatccccaACTTGGAAGTCTCGAATGCGGACCTtcttgttatatgatttcatcaCCCGATTTTTGTATGCCTCCATTCGAATAAATGCCATGTTCCTTTTTTCTTCTATTAAGTCCAATTCCATGGCCCTGCTCTGATCATTGTCctccgggtaagattctacccgggaaGAAATTTGCCCGATCTCTACTGAAGAAttgcttcagaaccatataccaaactgaagggagtttcttgagtaggtgcccggggaGTAGTTCTGTAAGCCCATATGATACTAGGTAACTCCTCCACCCAATTCTTTCCTTTACCCTGAAGTCTTGCCTTTAATGCTTGCACAATGACtctattgacaacttctgtTTGACCATTGGCTTGGGGATATGCAACAGAGGTAAAAgattgagtgattttcatttccTGGCACCATGATGTAATTCCTTTGCCTTGAAATTGTCTTCCATTGTCCGAGATTATTCTCCTGGGCACTCCGAACCGGCACACAATGTTCTTCCACAAAAATTTCAATACTTCCTGCTCGGTGATCTTTGCTAAAGGCTCAGCTTCAACCCACTTGGAACAGTAGTCAACAGCTACTAGTAAGAATTTTTTCTGAGCCCGGGCAACCGGAAAAGGACCCACGATGTCCATGCCCCATTGATCAAAAGGGCAGGATGCCCAAATAGGCTTCATGAGAGTGGCCGGGCTGTAGCTGAAATTCGAATGATGCTGACAGCCCTCACAAATCTGGACCAAACGAGCAGAATCTTGTTTTAAGGTGGGCCACCAGAATCcagcaagcattgtttttcGAGTTAAAGACATTCCTCCGAGGTGCTCGGCACAACACCCCTCATGAATCTCTCGGAGAACATAATCCACCTCTTTTTCATTTAAACACTTCAAAAGAGGTCCTTGGAATGATcttctgtacaaaattttatttaagagaacaaacctgggagCTTGTCTTTTGATCTTCTGAGCTCGGGCTTTATCCTCAGGGAGCTCATGGTTCGTAATGTACGCGATCAGCGGTATCATCCATGAATCTTCAGGCATGGGTGATACTTCTTCCTCCGTAGAGAGAACCAGCCGAGTAATATGCAGCACCTCCCGGGTATTAACTTCTGATAAGGAAGCAGCCATTTTAGCCAAAGCGTCTGCCTCACTGTTTTCTTCCCGGGGTACttgttcaatactccaatccaTGAAGCTTTCTGCTTGGGCTCGAATGAGCCGTAAATATTTAAGCATCCTGTCATCCTTAGCCTCATAAATGCCCTTTATTTGTTGAGTGATGAGCTGTGAATCAGAATATAGAATAATACGAGAAGCTCCAACTTCTCGGGCAGCTCGAATACCTGCAAGAATAGCCTCATACTCAGCTTCATTGTTGGTTATCCGGGAATCAATTCTTAATGCTAATTTGACCTTTTCTCCCAGGGGAGACACTAACACCACCCCTACTCCGCACCCCACCAGGCTAGATGCCCCATCCACTGATACTTTCCATACCTCCTCCTCGCTGGGCTGGATCATTTCAGATAAAAAATCTGACAAAGCATGCGCTTCAATGGCCACTCGGGGCTTGTACTCGATGTCATATTCACCCAACTCTACTGTCCATTTTATCATTCGCCCGGATACTTCAGAGTGAGTCATGATCCTACCCAGAGGACTATTGGTAAGAACAATAACCTGATGTGACAGAAATTAAGGTCTTAGCTTCCGGGCGGTCATGACCAGGGCCAAAGCAATTTTCTCCATTTCGCTATACCGGAGCTTGGGCTCCCTCagagcatggctgacataaTAGACAGGTTTTTGATCAGTTCCTTCCTCTTTTATTAGAACAGAGCTGACAGCATACTCTGTGGCGGACAGGTAGACATATAATTTTTCTCCAGGTTCTGGTTTAACCAACACCGAGAGCCCGGCAAGATGAATTTTCAAGTCCTGGAAGGCCTGTTCACATTTCTCATCCCATCCGAATTGCTGGGCCTTCCTTAAGACTTGAAAAAAATGATAACTCCAGTGTGCTGATCGGGAAATAAATCTGGAAAGGGAAGCAATTCTCCCAGTTAGCTTTTGTACCTCCTTGACAGATCGGGGAGATGGCATGCTTAGCACAGATTTGACTTTCTCTTGATTCACCTCGATCCCTCGTTCTGTCACAATGAATCCCAAGAATTTGCCACTTTTCACGCCAAAAATACACTTGGCATGATTAAGCTTGATTCCATAATGCATGAGAGTCGCAAAAGTTTCTTCTAGATCACTAATAAAGCTGGCACCCTCTCGGGATTTGGAtagaatatcatccacatagacttCCACATTCCGTCCCAGCTGCTTCTCAAAGACTTTATCCATCAGACGCTGGTAAGtagcccctgcattcttcaacccgaaaggcattacaatataacaaaatgtacctcccgaggtgatgaagctggctttgTCTTGATCCTTTTTAGCCAGAGGGATTTGATGGTACCCCTGGTATGCGTCCATGAAACTTAGCAATTCATAGCCCGAGGTGGAATCCACCAGCTGATCAATCCTGGGCAGAGGATAATGATCTTTGGGGCACGCCTTGTTGAGATCGCGGAAGTCTACACACATGCGCCACCTCCTGGTGGATTTGGGTACCAAGACCACATTCGAAAGCCATGTGGGGAATTGAATTTCCCAAATGTGGCCAGCTTTCAGAAGCTCCTTAATTTGTGCATCAATTACTTTGTCCTTTTCAGGGCCAAAGTGcctctttttttgttttactgGGTGAGATCCCGGGAGGATGTTCAATTGATGTTCTGCTATCAAGGGAGAAATCCCTGTCAACTCCTGTTGGGACCAAGCAAACACAcgaatattagtttttaaacaatGAATCATACTGACCTGAGTGGGTATACTGAGATCTCGGGCCACCCGGATTTGCTGGCCTGGTCCGATTTCTATTACTTCTTGTTCTTCTTCTGCCACAAAATGCACCTCTCCTCTCCCCATCGTTCTTTCCCCGTCCACCCTTGCCTTCTTCCCTTCCTTCCTTGTTCTACTCTGATCCGCCCGGACTGCCTCCACATAGCATTTCCGAGAGGATGGTTGATCTCCTCGGACTTCTCCCACCCGAGCTCCTACtggaaattttatcttttggtggTATGTGGATGCTACGGCTCTCAATTCGTTCATAGCTGGTCTCcccaaaatgatattatatgatgacgGGGAATCCACTATGGTGAATGAAGTCATCACCGTCCTCTTAAGATCCTGAGAACCCAAGGTTAATGGCAACATGATCTCCCCTTCCGGGTAAACCATATGGCCAGCAAAACCAAAGAGGGCAGTCTCCACAGCCTCTAGGTGGTAgccctgcaaatccatctgttcaaaggcatctttaaaaattacatttacagaGCTGCCTGAGTCCACGAAGACCCGTAGAATATCATAATTCGCCACTCGGGCTTGGATCACCAGGGCGTCGTTGTGGGGCAGATTCACCCCTCTCAAATCTTCCGGGCCAAAACTAATGATCCCCTCATTCCTTCTTGCTCCTTCTACCTCCAAACATTCCCTCCTGCTTCTCCCCTTTCTCGCCCGGTTAGAATCTCCATCAGTAGAGCCTcctaatatcattttgatcattccTGTGGCAGGGGGCGAATTCTTTTTTCTCTCGGGCTCAGGCTCCCTTCTtttactgggctcaatcctCGGGATATTCCTCACACTTCCTCCTCGGGCGCTGGATCCTGGTGGCCGAGATGTCCAAGGTGGCACTCTCGGCCTCTGGCTATTTGTTCCAATGTTATTAACATCAGCTTGTCTTGAAGTTTGCCCCCCATCACCCTGGGCGTGAGAATTACCCTGGTTGGTTCTTCTCgtacgagccatatcaacgtctcgAACTCAGtgttttcccacagacggcgccaatgatgcgatCTCGTTAAAATGGGTGAAGCCGGGTACGGGGCTCCAacggaccaaatcaataatttataatgtttgggaatttgagtgaagataatggcttggatcaacacctgtaaacaagaaagtaactcgtgaatgggcgccggagggatgtccggcgtggccactccgatgcttaagtcagcaggctttttgatgaacacaagcaatatttgagaggaaatatgtaagtgcttttagttcaaagatttcagaatcattaaatgactttaatacctgctatttatagtggaAGAATGGGTAGTTACCTTGATTACCACACCACCTACTAAGTCGGTTTATCatactagcttctgatgacttctcggacactccaaactcaagtggttctgacggattagactgcctgtatcgatcacactcgagtgtggtgcaattctcgaggtggcctggGTAGTTGGTTACCTGAGTACCTGTATGAGAAATCGGGTGGAGAAGAAGTGCCCGGGCAGCTGGCTTCTGATCCGGGCTATTCAACCGATAACCCGAGTCATCATTAACCCGGACCTTTACAGGGGTATCACCACATAACATCAGTGTTTTCATATAATCTACAAAAATAATTAGAacgtatttttaaattttgtagtGTGAAGACGGATGGTTGGATTGAAGGATGATATTTAACATGATAacatatatatagtttttgaaAGAATGTCAATATaacaaataattatattatgatagaagattttttttttttttatctctcATTGATTATTTAATCTATTATAAGTTgaccaaatatttcaaaaatagagATGTCTAACACACGTTATGCatagagtagatctcttgtgaaacAGTTTcataaatctttatctgtgagactttcataataaaaattaatactcttagcataaaaagtaatattttttcatggatgacccaaataggatatctgtctcacaaaatatgatccgtgagaccgtctcacacaggTTTTGCTTCATATATacataatacatgatatttgtTTATTATGtaaattcatttatttatttacgaGTTACGTTACAATATATGCAATATGTTTGCCCCGTGTATTCGTGACACATGCAACAGTTGTGCTTCCATAGCTAGTAAttcataaaagaaaataaaataaaagtaaagagctcaatcaaaagtttattagaGAACACAATCATAAGGATGCGGGTAAATGGTGtgaaataatgaaattatttaatataaaagagGCTGAATtaatataatgaataattaaaggGGTTTATAGAAATTAACTCTACTATATAACCACTCCAAAACCCTTAAGCTTTCATTTCAGCACTTGAGCCGCCGGCGGTCCCCTGCCTCTTCCCCCAAATCCTCCGCCGCAATGACGACCCGATTCAAGAAGAACCGCAAGAAGCGGGGTCACGTGAGTGCAGGTCATGGACGTATCGGAAAACACAGGAAGCACCCTGGAGGCCGCGGTAATGCCGGTGGCATGCACCACCACCGTATCCTCTTCGATAAATATCACCCTGGGTACTTCGGGAAGGTCGGTATGCGCTATTTCCACAAACTCCGGAACAAATTCTTCTGCCCCACCGTAAACGTCGACAGGATCTGGTCGATGGTGCCGCAAGATGTGAAGGAAAAAGCGTCCAAGGATAAGGTTCCGATGGTAGACGTGACGCAGTTTGGGTATTTTAAGGTTTTGGGTAAGGGGTCGTTGGCCTCTGATAAACCTTTTGTTGTGAAGGCGAAACTTGTGTCAAAGAATGCTGAGAAGAAGATTAAGGAAGCCGGTGGCGCTGTTGTGCTCACTGCTTGATTGGGCTTTTGGTGATTTTTTTCCCTATCCTTTTGTTATCATCACTTGGTTTGGCATAGACTTGGGCAGTGTTTTTAATTGAATCATATCTAATTGGAGCTGCTCTGTTTTTAGTTTGAGTTCTTAGTTTTGGGATTTTTATATGCTAtcaaaattgcatttttatgagTATTTTGTGGTTGATGGTTTGTATGATGTTTGCAGTTAGTCTTTAAAATAAGTTGTTTGTCGAATTTCTTGCATTATGTTTTTTTTGCTGTTGATGATGTTTGTAGTTGTGCTGGTTTGGTGCCATGTAGTTAATCTTTTGAACTCCGCGTTGCTTAAAAAATGTATTCAAATTCTGAATTGAAGCACTATTAGTAGAAGCTCTGTCCTCACTAAGATGCATAGAAATAGAAGAGCTTAGCACAAAAGGCAAAGTTGAGGGCAAGGTGCCGTTCGGGTTAAACAGGTATTCATTTATTAGTGTGAAGGGATGATTATTATCTTGCAATTTTTTTTGGTTCATTATTTGGCTGTCATTTGGTTTTGAAGAGACAATAACGTTCAAATTTTGCTTCACGGATAATCCATACTTTTATCGAAGGGCTGAGTTCGTGTCAAGAACTAAAGGCCGGATCTCGCTGAAACTTGAGTGTAGTTGCAAAGATTTGTGGGTTTTAACAAGTAACAACTATGATTAACCTTACATCTTTCCACACAAAGTGGTGGTTCATCTAATTATTGGTCTATGCTTTGAATCATTTGCCATG
This sequence is a window from Primulina tabacum isolate GXHZ01 chromosome 17, ASM2559414v2, whole genome shotgun sequence. Protein-coding genes within it:
- the LOC142531684 gene encoding large ribosomal subunit protein uL15x; translated protein: MTTRFKKNRKKRGHVSAGHGRIGKHRKHPGGRGNAGGMHHHRILFDKYHPGYFGKVGMRYFHKLRNKFFCPTVNVDRIWSMVPQDVKEKASKDKVPMVDVTQFGYFKVLGKGSLASDKPFVVKAKLVSKNAEKKIKEAGGAVVLTA